A DNA window from Eremothecium cymbalariae DBVPG#7215 chromosome 3, complete sequence contains the following coding sequences:
- the MRPL10 gene encoding mitochondrial 54S ribosomal protein uL15m (similar to Ashbya gossypii AEL078C), with translation MLFNRFSGLYTCRDFLRPSVGSIRSISILGSLQPSEGSTHNYKRLGRGPSSGKGKTSGRGQKGQKARGKVKPWFEGGQTPIVKLFPKIGFTNVNSLRLSTLNLERIMWFHRNGRLHLGPDEVLTMKVMKDVGLVTGSIKDGVKILGGGKREYNLPIKIEASMASKDAIEAIEAAGGEFTARYFNKLGLRAHLSPHWFLQKRGRLPLPARPTKRKTVEYYSNIEKRGYLVKENHPYLTQILAARKAGLTNVSRKSVKKSGLERQLEALEESAGISYESAAFSSTITSLENSTK, from the coding sequence ATGCTTTTCAATAGGTTTTCAGGTCTATACACATGCAGGGATTTTTTGCGACCATCCGTAGGGTCCATTCGGTCGATATCTATACTTGGAAGTCTACAGCCCAGTGAGGGCTCTACACATAACTACAAAAGATTGGGAAGAGGTCCGTCTAGTGGAAAGGGTAAGACATCTGGTCGTGGTCAAAAGGGTCAAAAAGCTCGAGGGAAGGTGAAACCATGGTTTGAAGGTGGTCAAACTCCTATTGTCAAGTTGTTTCCCAAGATTGGGTTTACCAATGTTAACTCTCTTAGATTGAGTACGTTAAACTTGGAGCGGATAATGTGGTTTCATAGAAATGGCAGGTTACATTTAGGTCCAGATGAGGTGTTAACGATGAAAGTTATGAAGGATGTTGGGCTAGTTACTGGATCCATTAAAGATGGTGTTAAGATTCTTGGCGGTGGAAAACGTGAGTACAACCTACCCATTAAAATCGAGGCTTCTATGGCATCCAAAGACGCGATTGAGGCGATTGAGGCCGCAGGAGGAGAGTTCACTGCTCGTTATTTCAACAAGTTGGGTTTGAGGGCCCACCTATCTCCACATTGGTTTCTGCAAAAAAGAGGGCGGTTACCTCTTCCTGCTAGACCGACTAAAAGGAAAACCGTTGAATACTATAGTAACATTGAAAAACGTGGTTATTTAGTCAAGGAAAACCATCCTTACTTGACACAGATATTGGCAGCTAGGAAAGCCGGATTAACAAATGTATCCAGAAAAAGTGTAAAGAAATCTGGTCTGGAGAGACAATTGGAAGCCTTGGAGGAGTCTGCTGGTATTTCTTATGAATCTGCAGCATTTAGTTCCACTATAACTAGTCTGGAAAACTCAACCAAGTAA